A segment of the Pedobacter faecalis genome:
GTGTATCAGCGTTCTTAAGGAGATTGACGACTTCGTTAGTTTCGAGCGCATGTAATCCCTCTAAAGTCCACAACGCGTGAATGGTAAGCAACGGGTTGGCCGTTTGCCGGAGTGCCTGTTTTAATGCAGGGATGGCCTGCTTATATTTCCTGTCGATCAGCGTTTGCTGCGCAAGGTCACGAATGTGACCATTGGCATGCCCGAGGAGGCCGACCAGTTGGGCAGGATTGTCGGGCACGATGGTGTGTTTTGCTTTGCTGCCGCTTGGTGTAATCCGGTAAATGCGGCCGCAATTGAGGGGCAGCGTCAGATTCCGGGCTTTGATCTGTGCCGAGAGATACGGGGTAACATAAGTTTTATGCTGGATAATGCCGCGATACATATCAAGCAGGTACAACGCGCCATCTGGACCGTTATACAGGGCTACCGGGCGGAATCTCTCATCGGTACTGGCCAGAAATTCTTTGCCTTTATAGGCTTGCTGCCCTTTGACGATATAGCCGGTCTCGGTTAATATATTGCGCTTGACAAGGTTGGCCGAAGGCTCGGCAACGAAGGCATTGAAATTATAGCTGTCGCCAAATAGGTCGCCCCGGTAAATAAGCGGTGAACAGGCTGCCGTGAAGTTGTTGAGACGCAGGCTATCATCCAGCATCCCGTCCATATAACCCCGGTTGATGCCCGGTGTAGGGCGTATCGGATATACCTTGTTGTTGGGCACCACGCGCTGGTTGTAACCGGCAACTTCACGCTGGTTGCTGTTCTTTGCGCCGAAACCCGGACTGAAATAATCGCCCCAAACGTTGGACGAGTTGTCGTTATAATACAGCCGGCCGTAGTTATCCTGACTGATCCCGAACTGACCGCGGAAGTGCGTGTGTTCTTTGAGCCATTTATCGCCCTGCTTCCGGTAGCGCGTGTCTGATTTGGCATTGTAAATCCAGTTATCGAGACCGCGAAGTAATCCGTTTGGCTGATGCTCGACATTTCCGCCCACTGCGTATTTATTATCGACCAAGGTTTTGCTGATGGGTTTGTCGTCTTTGATTTTATAATACCAGAGGTTAGGCGGCTCTGCCACAAGCAGTCCGTCTTCTATAAGGCAAAGCGACCGGGGAAGTACCAAAGAATCGAGAAAAACGGTACGCTTATCGGCCCGGCCATCATTGTCTGTGTCTTCCAGTATCACGATGTTTCCGTTGGGCAGGTCTTCTCCTGTTCCGAGCGTATCGGGCATATAGCCATTCATTTCGGCCACCCACATGCGTCCGCGATTGTCGAACACCATCGCTACCGGTGTTGTTACGAGCGGCTCAGCAGCAATCAGTTCGATATCGAAACCTGCTTCAAGCTGCATTTTACCGATGCTTTGATCGGCGGGAATGACCGGCGATGTGCTTAGGTCGACCGGTCCGACTTCTTTGTTCGGGCTAGCGGCCTTGCGGTAACTCTGACATTGATACAACGTTAAGATGATGAGGACAAGAAGCCCTGAAGTATATATTTTGTTCATTGTTCTTTTGTGTGTTTCAAAGCTATTTCAATAAAGCAAAGGCGCACCACAGTACCGGGGCCTGACCGTGCATATCGCCTGTAATACGCTTTCTGTCCAGATAATATTGTCGGCTGTTCTCTTTGTTTGTACCCTGACAAACCTCGCGGACGTCGCCATTGGGCTCGATGTATTTGGTTAGTGCGATCCAGCCTTTGCGGGCCACGAGCGCATATTCATCGGCGTTAAGCCAACCGTTTTTTACCCCGGAGATCATGGCGAAGGTAAACATGCCCGTGCCCGAGGTTTCTGGCCAGGATTCTTTATCGTCGACCAATTGAAGCCACATGCCATCGGCAGTCTGGTATTGTTTAAGACTGGCCATCATGGTTTGAAATGCCTTCAGGATTCTTGGACGGTCCTTGTTGTCCGCCGGCAGCGAAGTAAGCAGTTCGGTCATGCCGGCAGCCATCCAGCCGTTGCCCCTTCCCCAAAAGAATGGTACATCGGGGGCATGATAAAACAGGCCGTTCGGTCGCTGTATAGCGTCGAGGTAAACCACCATTTCTGCCGCTGCGCGATCGATGTATTTACGGTCGCCCGTAGCCCGGTATGCCTGGCACTGCATGTTGTTGATCATGTACATATCGTCGATCCACATCCGCGTTTGCCAGGTTAGCCCCTTATCCATCAGCGCTTTGTGCTCTGGTTTGGCATTCTTCGGCAAAGTCCATTGCTGGTCGGCAAACCATTTCCCCATATCGAGGTAAATTTCGTTTTTCTTCTGCATGTAAAGCTCGAGCGGTATGGAACCGAAAACGTTCGGGTCGACATGATCCGGACGCGGCTGCAGGCCCTTCTTTTCGTACAATAGCGGACGGAAACGATCATCGAGCTTGTCGGTCAGCCCCCGGTTGTTAGTAACAGCGCTGTATTTAAGCGCTCCGTACCAGGTACATACCTCTGAATAAGTAATAGAGCCCGGAGGTGTTGGAAAGCCGAAATTGGTATGCGGTGTTTCCAGGTAGTGGGTGGTAAGCAGGTATCCCACTTCTTTCGGGTCTGAACCTTTCGGCCAGTTTTTGAACGCCTTTTTTTGAGCTATAGCTTGTCCATGTACGATTGAAGATATAACAATGGCAGAAATGAGGATGATCAGTTTGTCGGTTTTCATGTTCGTATAGCGGTTCATTTGGTTGCAGATGCGCCTGCAATTTAATAATCTAAATCTTTTTTGGGATTATGTATATCGATTTTTTGGCGTAACATATCTGCAACTTGTGTTACTTTAGTGCTATGAAAAGATCGTGCGTTTTATCTTTATTTCTTTTGTTTGCATTGCCGGGTTTCGCCCAGCAGTTGCAGCCCGGTTCGGCTATGCCCAGAGGTGTGTTTTATACGCTGGATGACAAGGCATTTTCGACGGATCAAATTCCAAAAACCAAGAAATCGCTTATTATGCTGTTTGATGCCACATGCGAGCATTGTCAGAAAATCGGTGCTTCGCTTTCCAAACGTAATACCGAGCTGGCCGACATCAACATCTATATGGTTACGCTGGATGAGCCGCGATCGATCGACTATTATTTCGGTAAGTTTGCCAAGCCGCTCCGCGCGATGAAGAATGTGACGATTTTGAGGGATAAGGATATGGTTTTTATTCCCTTGTTTCGTCCGAAACAATATCCTGCGCTGTATTTGTACGGCAGGGACAAGACTTTGACTTTCTATTCGACCAACGAAAAGGACGTACCTAAGTTTTTTACGCTGATAAAGCAGCCTTAGCTTTTGGCTGACGGAATGGACGTTCTATCGCTTTCTGGTTTCTTCCAGTTTTTGTCGATAGGCCTTGATCCGTTGATCGAAATCCTGTCTTGGCGTGCCCGATGCAGTTAAAATCCGCTGAGCAGACTCTAGTGTGGCGATTGCTGTCTCATACTGGCCGTTTGCCGCGAGGGCGTCTGCATACTGGTTGCGGTATTCGAAATGCTGGGGCTTTTGCGCAACAATCTTGCTAAGTACGCTCAATTGGGTGGCATCGCCCTTTTTGGCCCGCTGGGACGCTGCAAAAACTAATGCATCGTCCCTCCTGTCGCGGAGGTATGTGGAGATTGTCGCCGCCTTGCTGACATAGGCTTCGGCTGCCTTGATGGCCTCTTCGGTCTGACCGTTTCTGAAATACAGCTCCCGGAGTTGCCTGTGAACGGAGGCGAGTTCCTGGTAGTCGGTTTCCAAGGATATGGCTTTATGTAACCGTTCGGCCTGCTGCGCAACGGTAAGCGCGAGCAGATTGGCCATTGCGGTGTAAACAGGCGCATAGTTTGGGTCAATTTTACGCGCACGATCCAGCCAGGACGCTGCTTCTTCGACGTTATTCTGTTGCTTCTTGAGCGCGGCCATTCGAATATATGCCGGAAGATACTGGCGATCATATTGCAAAGCGGTATCCACATATCGAATTGCGGCGTCGTTGGACGGCGCTTTCTGACTGAGGTTCAGATATACCTGCGCCCAGTTGGAGGCCATGGCCTTATGATCGCCAGCCTGGTATGCCCTTTCTTTGCTGACAAGTTTATGTATAAAACTGAACATTTCCGGGTCTTTACGCTGGAGGTCGGAACGTGTGTTCATCGATTTAAAATCGAGGGGATGGACTTTAACGGCTTCAAAATATGCAGGGTATGTTTGCGCGAAGTATTCGCTTTCATTATTCTGGGAATAGTAATCGAGCGTACGCCCCTCCTCCATGGCTTTATAATAAAGTGCGCGTATTTTCCGGTTTTCCTCGTCGGTAAGCACGGTACCATGAAACAGATGAACATACTCATGGAGCAGGACGTTCCGTTCGCCGAAGGCGCCCTTTTCGACATATTCTATCCCGGCGGCGCCGCTGCCCACGCCGCGGATGTCCATCCACTGCCGGTTATCGAATGTTGTCATAAACCGGAACGAGGGTGACTTCATGGCGATAGCCAGGTCGTGATGCAAGGGCGGGATGCGGAAAGACTCGCCTTGTTTGGCTAGAAAGGGAAAATAGACGGTCGCCGTGTACAATTGGTTCCAGACCATTGCCTGTACGGTGCGGCCTGGATAGTCAGATATGTTGGGAAAGACCTGATGAAATGTTTCCGGATTAATGAGCAGAAAGTTTTTTAGCCGGCTTTGAATGGCATCGTAATTTTCCTGGAAGGGTATCCGACGTGACCTGATGACGCTGGCAAGGCCATTGTGAGCGGGGCCATAGTGCGGTTTATTCAGCAGTATGCGAGTAAAAATAGCCTGTGCGGAGTCTAACGCAAGCCTGCGGCTGTCTGCAAAGTTGAGGTAATATATCGAGCCGAGGTACATATCTGGGAGCTGTGAGGCAGGGTATTTCTCCTTTACTTTGCGGGCGACGTGAAGGGCTGAGTCGATCAAATTGCGTCGCAAGTATTCGTCAGCAGCATAAAGTTGGCGCGAACAGCTGAATCATCCGGCCGCGCATAATCTGCATAAGTCAGGTTGGTATGTCCGTTTCAGAAATGCCAGTGAGTTTGGTAATGCAGGGAATCTATTGCGAGTGCCAGGTCCCACTGGGCAGCCATTGCGTTGAGCTGCATGGCGTCTCCCCTTCGCCAAATGGCATAACCATAGCTAAAGCGTGCATCGGCGTTTAATGGATCCAGTTGCAATGAACGCTTAAGCGGGCCCTCAGCTTTGTCTGGCTGTTGGTTCCAGAAACAGGCATCGGCCTCTAAAAGATAGGCAGCTGCATTTTCAGGGAATTTCTGCTGGAGATCTTTTGCTATTGTTAAGGCTGAGGTATAGTTTTTTTGTAAGATAAGCACCTTGCCCTTCAGCAGGAGCGCGGCCGGGTGTGCAGGATGCCTGTCCAGGATCTCTTTTGCGCAACCCAGTGCATTCTCGAGTCGCCAGCCTGCTATCTCTAATTTTCCTTTCAGCAATAGTGCCTGATCGTTTGCCGGGTTTTCCTCTAGCAGCCTGTTGACAATAAGCGCTGCATTGTGGTAAGCATTGTTGTCAATTTCCTGTTCCGCGAGAATAAGAAGGCGCTTCTCGGAGTTCTCTGGTAGCTCCTTGAGCATACTTCGAACGGAATCGGCTTTGTTTTTGAGTTTTAGCCTGATCATCCGGAACTGCTCCTTGCTGGTGTTGTCGGGATCATTGTACTGCCCGCTGGTGCTGGTTGCGAAAATGAACGGGATCAGCAGTATCGTCAAATGTAGTCTCATAGTCCAGATTATCCACCAATATAAAAAAAATGGTGTAGAACAGACACTATGGTACGTTTTATGTTAGGTCTAATTACGAACAAAAACCTCTATTATGAATTACAAGAAATTAATTAACAGCCATTTATCAAAAAGTACCTGCAGCACGTCGACTGCCGTAGTGGGATTGGTAGCAGGATTGGCCGTAGGCGCTGCGCTTGGAATATTGTTTGCACCTGATAAGGGAAGTGCGACACGGGAGAGACTGACCGACAGGGCGCTTGGCCTGGCCGATGATGTGAAAGACGGACTGCATTC
Coding sequences within it:
- a CDS encoding tetratricopeptide repeat protein — translated: MIDSALHVARKVKEKYPASQLPDMYLGSIYYLNFADSRRLALDSAQAIFTRILLNKPHYGPAHNGLASVIRSRRIPFQENYDAIQSRLKNFLLINPETFHQVFPNISDYPGRTVQAMVWNQLYTATVYFPFLAKQGESFRIPPLHHDLAIAMKSPSFRFMTTFDNRQWMDIRGVGSGAAGIEYVEKGAFGERNVLLHEYVHLFHGTVLTDEENRKIRALYYKAMEEGRTLDYYSQNNESEYFAQTYPAYFEAVKVHPLDFKSMNTRSDLQRKDPEMFSFIHKLVSKERAYQAGDHKAMASNWAQVYLNLSQKAPSNDAAIRYVDTALQYDRQYLPAYIRMAALKKQQNNVEEAASWLDRARKIDPNYAPVYTAMANLLALTVAQQAERLHKAISLETDYQELASVHRQLRELYFRNGQTEEAIKAAEAYVSKAATISTYLRDRRDDALVFAASQRAKKGDATQLSVLSKIVAQKPQHFEYRNQYADALAANGQYETAIATLESAQRILTASGTPRQDFDQRIKAYRQKLEETRKR
- a CDS encoding glycoside hydrolase family 88/105 protein gives rise to the protein MNRYTNMKTDKLIILISAIVISSIVHGQAIAQKKAFKNWPKGSDPKEVGYLLTTHYLETPHTNFGFPTPPGSITYSEVCTWYGALKYSAVTNNRGLTDKLDDRFRPLLYEKKGLQPRPDHVDPNVFGSIPLELYMQKKNEIYLDMGKWFADQQWTLPKNAKPEHKALMDKGLTWQTRMWIDDMYMINNMQCQAYRATGDRKYIDRAAAEMVVYLDAIQRPNGLFYHAPDVPFFWGRGNGWMAAGMTELLTSLPADNKDRPRILKAFQTMMASLKQYQTADGMWLQLVDDKESWPETSGTGMFTFAMISGVKNGWLNADEYALVARKGWIALTKYIEPNGDVREVCQGTNKENSRQYYLDRKRITGDMHGQAPVLWCAFALLK
- a CDS encoding tetratricopeptide repeat protein, translating into MRLHLTILLIPFIFATSTSGQYNDPDNTSKEQFRMIRLKLKNKADSVRSMLKELPENSEKRLLILAEQEIDNNAYHNAALIVNRLLEENPANDQALLLKGKLEIAGWRLENALGCAKEILDRHPAHPAALLLKGKVLILQKNYTSALTIAKDLQQKFPENAAAYLLEADACFWNQQPDKAEGPLKRSLQLDPLNADARFSYGYAIWRRGDAMQLNAMAAQWDLALAIDSLHYQTHWHF
- a CDS encoding YtxH domain-containing protein; amino-acid sequence: MNYKKLINSHLSKSTCSTSTAVVGLVAGLAVGAALGILFAPDKGSATRERLTDRALGLADDVKDGLHSLKDTISTGKDSLVGLKDDVIEKVKTKASSISQEYKDFRESELNKSAATDADTGQA
- a CDS encoding DUF7133 domain-containing protein, yielding MNKIYTSGLLVLIILTLYQCQSYRKAASPNKEVGPVDLSTSPVIPADQSIGKMQLEAGFDIELIAAEPLVTTPVAMVFDNRGRMWVAEMNGYMPDTLGTGEDLPNGNIVILEDTDNDGRADKRTVFLDSLVLPRSLCLIEDGLLVAEPPNLWYYKIKDDKPISKTLVDNKYAVGGNVEHQPNGLLRGLDNWIYNAKSDTRYRKQGDKWLKEHTHFRGQFGISQDNYGRLYYNDNSSNVWGDYFSPGFGAKNSNQREVAGYNQRVVPNNKVYPIRPTPGINRGYMDGMLDDSLRLNNFTAACSPLIYRGDLFGDSYNFNAFVAEPSANLVKRNILTETGYIVKGQQAYKGKEFLASTDERFRPVALYNGPDGALYLLDMYRGIIQHKTYVTPYLSAQIKARNLTLPLNCGRIYRITPSGSKAKHTIVPDNPAQLVGLLGHANGHIRDLAQQTLIDRKYKQAIPALKQALRQTANPLLTIHALWTLEGLHALETNEVVNLLKNADTHIRLQALTVIPSVLHMQSAPVYIAALQHMLDSNDEPALPYIAYLASYLKAYNQRAADELLLALAKRQPENKYLADAIVSNLEYREEAFAATLSQALPDTSVLVARQVRKAADNYWNKQKNRNPEVLARQFPKGAALFASSCQTCHGADGNGIKSLAPPLNKSQWVTGNKNRLISIVLHGLTGPINVNGHLYEAPEIAGDMPGIANSDEISDEDIAQLLSYIRQSWQNNSGKITAKEVTTQREKLKGRQKTFTQEELETIN